In one window of Drosophila ananassae strain 14024-0371.13 chromosome XR, ASM1763931v2, whole genome shotgun sequence DNA:
- the LOC6505157 gene encoding pyridoxal-dependent decarboxylase domain-containing protein 1 — MSAAGRSDDDPGQNPAVDLTPDPVPSTPPVAEIAASSIRSGLAELELRSSQVLQRLENVKISTTPEEGSPSTESKENHEKATDDYLLPAENRVPSDILKSLEQLVSYTDSDDDPEFPLPALDDVSHLALISHSIVAYLSHLDRQQLLRVTNSISGDATRWLGTLFHFNNPASSFHADNADAVLRTVRLAIVARCPGYLEGGIPALAQPTFYISENTTPVRLQYACRQLGIPLDAIKIIPENSQFGTMDIGLLQKQIQLDVAANRTPLLVVADIGASLCGYIDNLIRLRDVCKASNMWLHASGHGLAALVCAQYPGHVEDVLHSMALNLGSWLGVPSLPIVLLHRPLQNSALSAFESDPILSRRLNSLSLWTSLQALGRKAIAERLHVAFQTCSILFEIASKCEGIRVLSHTPGAQTGASLSDIIQSPFDVQALFDAAAPVVAYQFDGSTTIPLGGSGSSSAAAAAAAAAVADRDVVDGLKPLEKVNNASYFDRLNSWLGQILQRDCPNFDFEVIEHPTHGSCIRYCPLELGLGEQPPSSENLESFAQSLEAHVDILRATIKHKARFIHLVERSDVLRLVPLPEWAGMGGVRFVPEGWESLLTDQAKTELNKLNIDLVEALKSTDNAFSLGEGTDGLICVRFGMVTHETEVEELLDLVVTVGKSVQENSRVLDTMSEIVKKGIEAVTADLQRESEEKLWQEGILRHVPVVGRVFNWWSPPAKESGIKGRSLNLTQGVVESTENIYKYHMQMTGATAHQLPANRSPPTPMVQTPVGAPTTPPVFPKVEPEGVSSSTTTIPATPTTEGAGETAAAEVAPPPPATQNHVDHARTVSQSSGASSNVPELVPANSAINNN, encoded by the exons ATGTCAGCGGCTGGCAGATCGGACGACGATCCCGGCCAGAATCCGGCCGTGGACCTAACGCCGGATCCGGTCCCATCCACGCCTCCGGTGGCCGAAATCGCCGCCTCCAGT ATACGTTCCGGACTGGCTGAATTGGAACTACGATCATCGCAGGTCCTGCAGCGACTGGAGAATGTGAAGATATCGACGACCCCGGAGGAGGGAAGCCCCTCGACGGAGAGCAAGGAGAACCATGAGAAGGCCACGGATGACTACTTACTGCCGGCGGAGAACCGAGTACCCTCGGATATCCTCAAGTCGCTGGAGCAACTCGTCTCCTACACGGACAGCGACGATGATCCGGAGTTTCCACTGCCCGCTCTGGACGATGtctcccacctggccctgaTATCGCACAGCATTGTGGCCTATTTGTCCCACTTGGATCGCCAGCAGCTGCTCCGGGTGACGAATAGCATCTCGGGTGATGCCACCCGGTGGCTGGGAACATTGTTTCACTTCAATAATCCCGCCAGTAGCTTTCACGCCGACAACGCGGATGCAGTGCTGAGGACAGTCCGGCTGGCGATTGTGGCCAGGTGTCCAGGATACTTAGAGGGCGGAATACCGGCCCTGGCCCAGCCCACGTTCTATATATCGGAGAACACGACGCCCGTGAGGCTGCAGTACGCCTGCCGGCAGTTGGGCATCCCCCTGGATGCCATTAAGATCATACCGGAGAACAGCCAGTTCGGAACGATGGACATCGGGCTGCTGCAGAAGCAGATCCAGCTGGATGTGGCGGCCAATAGGACGCCCCTGCTGGTGGTGGCCGACATCGGGGCCTCGCTCTGCGGCTACATCGACAATCTGATCCGGCTGCGGGATGTGTGCAAGGCGAGCAACATGTGGCTCCATGCCAGTGGCCACGGCCTGGCCGCCCTGGTCTGTGCCCAGTATCCGGGCCATGTGGAGGATGTCCTGCACTCGATGGCCCTGAATTTGGGCAGCTGGCTGGGTGTGCCCAGTCTGCCCATAGTCCTGCTGCACCGTCCGCTCCAGAACAGCGCACTGAGTGCCTTcgaatccgatccgatcctcTCCAGGCGCCTGAACTCACTGTCCCTGTGGACGAGCCTCCAGGCGCTCGGACGGAAGGCGATTGCCGAGCGCCTGCACGTCGCCTTCCAGACCTGCAGCATCCTGTTCGAGATCGCGTCCAAGTGCGAGGGCATCCGAGTACTGAGCCATACGCCGGGCGCCCAAACCGGCGCCTCGCTGTCGGACATCATCCAGAGCCCCTTCGATGTCCAGGCGCTGTTCGATGCCGCCGCTCCCGTGGTGGCCTATCAGTTTGATGGCAGCACCACCATTCCACTGGGGGGCAGCggctcctcctccgccgccgccgccgccgcagcTGCCGCGGTTGCCGACCGTGATGTGGTGGATGGATTGAAGCCACTGGAAAAGGTCAACAATGCTTCCTACTTCGATCGCCTCAACTCCTGGCTAGGCCAGATCTTGCAGCGCGATTGTCCCAAT TTCGATTTCGAGGTCATTGAACATCCAACGCACGGCAGTTGCATCCGCTACTGCCCCTTGGAACTGGGCCTGGGAGAGCAGCCGCCCAGCTCCGAGAACCTGGAGAGCTTCGCCCAGAGCCTGGAGGCCCATGTGGACATCCTTCGGGCCACCATCAAGCACAAGGCGCGCTTCATTCATCTGGTGGAGCGCAGCGATGTCCTGCGGCTCGTCCCCTTGCCGGAATGGGCCGGCATGGGCGGTGTCCGGTTTGTCCCCGAGGGCTGGGAGTCCCTCCTCACCGACCAGGCCAAAACGGAGCTGAACAAGCTCAACATCGACCTGGTGGAGGCCCTCAAGTCCACGGATAATGCCTTCTCCCTGGGCGAGGGCACTGACGGGCTGATTTGTGTGCGATTCGGAATGGTTACCCACGAAACGGAGGTGGAGGAGCTCCTGGACCTGGTGGTCACTGTCGGCAAGAGCGTCCAGGAGAACTCCAGGGTGTTGGACACCATGTCGGAGATTGTCAAGAAG GGGATTGAGGCCGTCACTGCCGACTTGCAACGGGAATCTGAGGAGAAGCTGTGGCAGGAGGGCATCCTGCGACATGTGCCCGTGGTCGGCAGGGTCTTCAACTGGTGGTCGCCGCCCGCCAAGGAGTCGGGCATCAAGGGCCGTAGCCTAAATCTTACCCAGGGCGTGGTCGAGAGCACCGAGAACATATACAA ATACCACATGCAGATGACCGGAGCCACTGCCCATCAATTGCCGGCGAATCGATCGCCACCCACGCCCATGGTTCAGACGCCCGTTGGAGCACCGACCACACCCCCCGTCTTTCCCAAAGTGGAGCCCGAGGGCGTCAGCAgtagcaccaccaccatccCAGCCACTCCAACGACGGAAGGGGCGGGTGAGACGGCAGCTGCCGAGGTGGCTCCTCCACCACCTGCCACCCAGAACCATGTGGATCATGCTCGAACGGTCAGCCAGAGCAGTGGAGCATCCTCGAATGTCCCGGAACTGGTGCCAGCTAACAGTGCAATtaacaataattaa